One genomic segment of [Phormidium] sp. ETS-05 includes these proteins:
- a CDS encoding magnesium chelatase subunit H — MFTHVKPTIRHIAPDDLRGRSLLKVVYVVLEAQYQSALSEAVRTINRENENIAIEISGYLIEELRDPQNCEDFQRDVANANIFIASLIFIEDLAQKVVEAVQPHRDNLDVAVVFPSMPEVMRLNKMGSFSLAQLGQSKSAIAQFMRKRKEQSGGSFQDGMLKLLQTLPKVLKYLPIDKAQDARNFMLSFQYWLGGSPENLQNFLLMLAAKYVFKDENNRKGTEVQFAEPVVYPDMGIWHPLAPKMFENARDYLTWYNSRDDISDDLKDPLATCIGLVLQRTHLVTGDDAHYVAMVQELEAMGARPIAVFNGGLDFSKPVDEYFWDVSAKGVEPLPLVDAVVSLTGFALVGGPARQDHPKAIDSLKRLNRPYMVALPLVFQTTEEWQDSDLGLHPIQVALQIAIPELDGAIEPIIVSGRDGATGKAIALQDRVEAIATRAIKWANLRRQPKLDKKIAITVFSFPPDKGNVGTAAYLNVFGSIFEVMKALKGNGYDIQDLPESAEQLMQEVIHDAQAQYASPELNIAYRMSVEEYERLTPYSERLHENWGPPPGHLNSDGQNLLIYGKSFGNLFIGVQPTFGYEGDPMRLLFSRSASPHHGFAAYYTYLEHIWGADAVLHFGTHGSLEFMPGKQMGMSGDCYPDNLIGNIPNIYYYAANNPSEATIAKRRSYAATISYLTPPAENAGLYKGLQELSELIGSYQTLKDSGRGIPIVSTIIEKCRQVNLDKDIALPEQDAGELTAEERDNLVGLVYRKLMEIESRLLPCGLHVIGKPPTAEEAVATLVNIASLDREEEGLLSLQRIIANSIGRNIDEIYSNSDRGILADVDLLQQITLAVRAAVAGLVKEQTDADGRVSLVSKLNFFNMGKKEPWIVALHEHGFTKVDPEPIKPLFEYLEFCLQQVCADNELGALLRAFEGEYILPGPGGDPIRNPDVLPTGKNMHALDPQSIPTAAAVKSAKVVVDRLLERQRLENGGKYPETIACVLWGTDNIKTYGESLAQIMWMVGAKPVPDALGRVNKLELIPLEELGRPRIDVVINCSGVFRDLFINQMNLLDKAVKMAAEANEPLEMNYVRKHALKQAEELGINLRQAATRVFSNASGSYSSNVNLAVENSTWESESELQEMYLTRKSFAFSSDNPGSFAESRQIFESTLKTAEVTFQNLDSSEISLTDVSHYYDSDPTKVISSLRGDGKTPASYIADTTTANAQIRTLSETVRLDSRTKLLNPKWYEGMLAQGYEGVRELSKRLVNTIGWSATAGAVDNWVYEETNETFMKDPEMQQRLLNLNPNSFRKMVASLLEANGRGYWETSEENLDRLRQLYQEVEDRIEGIE; from the coding sequence GTGTTCACCCATGTTAAGCCCACCATTCGACATATAGCCCCGGATGACTTGCGGGGTCGATCGCTTCTCAAGGTGGTCTATGTGGTGCTAGAAGCCCAGTATCAGAGCGCCTTATCGGAGGCAGTTCGCACCATAAACCGGGAAAATGAGAATATCGCCATTGAAATCAGCGGTTATCTGATTGAGGAACTGAGGGACCCTCAAAACTGCGAAGACTTCCAGCGGGATGTGGCAAATGCCAACATCTTTATCGCTTCCCTCATCTTCATCGAAGACCTCGCCCAAAAGGTGGTGGAAGCGGTGCAACCCCACCGGGATAATCTGGATGTGGCGGTGGTCTTCCCCTCGATGCCCGAGGTGATGCGCCTGAATAAAATGGGGAGCTTTTCCCTGGCCCAGTTGGGACAGTCTAAGAGCGCGATCGCCCAATTCATGCGCAAGCGCAAGGAGCAATCCGGCGGTTCCTTCCAAGATGGGATGCTGAAGCTGCTGCAAACTCTGCCCAAGGTCCTGAAATATCTCCCCATCGACAAGGCCCAGGATGCGCGCAACTTTATGCTCAGCTTCCAATATTGGCTGGGTGGTTCGCCGGAAAATTTGCAAAACTTCCTGCTGATGTTGGCGGCGAAGTATGTGTTTAAGGATGAAAACAACCGCAAAGGCACCGAAGTGCAATTCGCGGAGCCGGTGGTTTACCCGGATATGGGCATCTGGCACCCCTTGGCTCCGAAAATGTTTGAAAATGCCCGGGATTATCTCACTTGGTATAATAGTCGTGATGATATTTCCGATGACCTGAAAGACCCTCTGGCTACTTGTATCGGCTTGGTTTTGCAGCGGACTCACTTAGTGACTGGTGATGATGCTCACTATGTGGCAATGGTGCAAGAACTGGAGGCGATGGGGGCGCGTCCGATCGCGGTGTTTAACGGCGGTTTGGATTTTTCTAAGCCAGTAGATGAATATTTCTGGGATGTGAGCGCTAAAGGTGTAGAACCTTTACCCCTGGTGGATGCGGTGGTGTCTTTAACTGGTTTTGCCTTGGTGGGCGGACCGGCTCGCCAGGACCATCCCAAGGCTATTGATTCCCTGAAACGCCTCAACCGTCCTTATATGGTGGCTTTGCCTCTGGTATTCCAAACTACCGAGGAATGGCAGGATAGTGATTTGGGTTTACATCCGATTCAGGTGGCTTTGCAGATTGCGATTCCCGAACTGGATGGGGCGATCGAACCGATTATCGTTTCGGGACGAGATGGAGCCACGGGGAAAGCTATTGCTCTACAGGACCGGGTAGAGGCGATCGCCACTCGCGCCATCAAATGGGCCAACCTCCGCCGCCAACCAAAACTAGATAAGAAAATCGCTATTACCGTTTTCAGCTTCCCCCCAGACAAAGGCAACGTGGGGACCGCCGCCTATTTAAACGTGTTTGGCAGCATCTTTGAAGTGATGAAAGCACTCAAAGGCAACGGCTATGACATCCAAGATTTACCCGAGTCCGCCGAACAGCTCATGCAAGAGGTCATCCACGACGCACAGGCGCAATACGCCAGTCCCGAACTGAATATCGCTTACCGGATGTCCGTGGAAGAATACGAACGCCTCACCCCCTACTCGGAACGCCTCCACGAAAACTGGGGACCGCCTCCGGGACACCTGAACAGCGACGGCCAAAACCTGTTAATTTACGGCAAATCCTTCGGCAACCTGTTTATCGGCGTGCAGCCGACTTTCGGCTATGAAGGCGACCCGATGCGGCTGCTGTTTAGCCGTTCCGCCAGTCCTCACCACGGTTTCGCCGCCTACTACACCTATTTAGAGCATATCTGGGGCGCTGATGCCGTGCTGCACTTCGGTACTCACGGCTCTCTGGAATTTATGCCGGGTAAACAAATGGGGATGTCTGGGGATTGTTATCCCGATAACTTAATCGGCAATATTCCCAATATCTATTACTACGCGGCAAATAATCCCTCGGAGGCAACCATTGCCAAACGCCGCAGTTATGCAGCGACTATCAGCTATTTAACGCCACCGGCGGAAAATGCGGGTTTATACAAGGGTTTGCAAGAACTCAGCGAGTTAATTGGCTCTTATCAAACTCTGAAAGATTCTGGGCGTGGTATCCCCATTGTCAGCACCATCATAGAAAAATGCCGTCAGGTCAATTTAGATAAAGATATCGCCCTGCCCGAACAAGATGCAGGCGAGCTGACGGCGGAGGAACGGGATAATTTAGTTGGTTTGGTTTACCGCAAACTGATGGAAATTGAATCCCGCCTGCTGCCTTGCGGTTTGCACGTGATTGGTAAGCCACCCACGGCGGAAGAGGCTGTGGCTACTTTGGTGAATATCGCCAGTTTAGACCGGGAAGAGGAGGGTCTCCTCAGCTTACAGCGGATTATCGCCAACAGTATCGGGCGCAATATTGACGAGATTTACAGCAATAGCGATCGGGGCATCCTCGCCGATGTGGACCTGTTGCAGCAAATCACCCTCGCTGTGCGGGCCGCAGTGGCTGGTCTGGTGAAAGAACAAACCGACGCTGATGGCCGGGTTTCCCTGGTTTCTAAGCTGAATTTCTTCAATATGGGCAAAAAAGAACCCTGGATCGTGGCTCTCCACGAACATGGTTTCACCAAAGTTGACCCAGAACCGATTAAACCGCTGTTTGAATATCTGGAATTCTGCTTGCAGCAAGTCTGCGCCGATAACGAACTGGGGGCATTATTGCGGGCTTTTGAAGGGGAATATATTCTCCCCGGTCCCGGTGGCGACCCCATCCGCAACCCGGATGTATTGCCCACGGGGAAAAATATGCACGCTTTAGACCCGCAGTCTATCCCCACGGCGGCGGCGGTGAAATCGGCAAAAGTGGTGGTCGATCGGCTTTTGGAACGGCAACGCCTGGAAAATGGCGGTAAGTATCCCGAGACGATCGCCTGCGTCCTCTGGGGCACCGACAACATCAAAACCTACGGCGAATCCCTCGCCCAAATCATGTGGATGGTGGGCGCCAAACCCGTCCCCGACGCCTTGGGCCGCGTCAACAAACTAGAACTCATCCCCCTAGAAGAACTAGGACGGCCCCGCATCGACGTAGTAATCAACTGCTCCGGCGTCTTCCGCGACCTGTTCATCAACCAAATGAACCTCCTGGACAAAGCCGTGAAAATGGCCGCCGAAGCCAACGAACCCCTAGAAATGAACTACGTCCGCAAACACGCCCTCAAACAAGCCGAAGAACTGGGCATCAACCTGCGGCAAGCTGCCACCCGCGTCTTTTCCAACGCCAGCGGATCCTACTCCTCCAACGTCAACCTCGCCGTAGAAAACAGCACCTGGGAAAGCGAATCAGAACTACAAGAAATGTATCTGACCCGCAAATCCTTTGCTTTCTCCTCGGATAACCCCGGTAGCTTTGCCGAAAGTCGTCAGATTTTTGAATCCACCCTCAAAACCGCTGAGGTGACATTCCAAAACCTCGACTCTTCGGAAATCAGCCTCACCGACGTATCCCACTATTACGACTCGGACCCCACCAAGGTAATTTCCAGCCTGCGGGGTGATGGCAAAACCCCTGCCTCTTATATAGCAGACACCACCACCGCTAACGCCCAAATTCGCACCTTGTCAGAAACCGTGCGTTTAGATTCCCGCACCAAACTGCTTAATCCTAAGTGGTATGAGGGAATGCTCGCCCAAGGTTATGAAGGCGTTCGCGAGCTGTCCAAGCGTCTGGTGAATACGATCGGCTGGTCTGCCACCGCCGGGGCCGTGGATAACTGGGTTTATGAGGAAACCAACGAAACCTTTATGAAGGACCCGGAAATGCAGCAGCGGTTGCTGAACCTGAATCCCAACTCTTTCCGCAAAATGGTCGCCAGTTTGTTGGAAGCCAACGGACGCGGCTACTGGGAAACCAGCGAAGAAAACCTAGACCGTTTGCGTCAGTTGTACCAAGAAGTTGAAGACCGCATCGAAGGCATAGAATAG
- a CDS encoding type II toxin-antitoxin system HicA family toxin has translation MELNNKQRKTLELIFTDPIPANINWQDIEGLFTALGGTIEQGKGSRIRVLLNDVAATFHSPHPQKETEKGAVKSVRKFLQTAGIEP, from the coding sequence ATGGAGCTAAATAATAAGCAGCGTAAAACTTTAGAGCTAATTTTTACCGACCCAATTCCCGCCAATATCAATTGGCAGGATATTGAAGGTCTATTTACAGCCCTTGGAGGGACGATCGAGCAAGGTAAAGGCTCGCGAATTAGAGTGTTATTAAATGATGTAGCGGCTACTTTTCACAGCCCGCATCCTCAGAAAGAGACTGAGAAAGGTGCAGTGAAATCAGTGAGAAAATTTTTGCAAACTGCAGGGATTGAACCATGA
- a CDS encoding type II toxin-antitoxin system HicB family antitoxin — MFTYKGYTGQVEVDVEAGILFGEVLEIYDVVTFQGKTVEEARQEFQNSVDDYLEFCAKLGRQPDKPFSGRLPYRTNSDTHRKIFIAAKKAGKSINAWMDEVLREAADKSINTKRKPDSAEEKPTADSTEEKPNADSTEEKPIAEETKVLVEASKG, encoded by the coding sequence ATGTTTACCTATAAGGGGTACACCGGTCAAGTTGAAGTAGATGTAGAAGCGGGTATTTTATTCGGGGAAGTCCTGGAGATTTATGATGTGGTCACATTTCAGGGCAAAACTGTAGAAGAAGCTCGCCAAGAATTCCAAAACTCTGTAGATGATTATCTAGAGTTTTGCGCCAAATTAGGGCGACAACCAGATAAACCATTTTCTGGAAGACTGCCCTATCGCACTAATTCAGATACCCACCGCAAAATTTTTATCGCCGCCAAAAAAGCCGGTAAAAGCATCAATGCCTGGATGGATGAAGTTTTGCGGGAGGCGGCGGATAAGTCCATCAATACTAAACGAAAACCGGACAGTGCAGAAGAAAAACCCACTGCTGACAGTACAGAAGAAAAACCCAATGCTGACAGTACAGAAGAAAAACCCATTGCTGAAGAAACCAAGGTTCTCGTAGAGGCATCTAAGGGATAG
- a CDS encoding bifunctional 2-polyprenyl-6-hydroxyphenol methylase/3-demethylubiquinol 3-O-methyltransferase UbiG, which yields MTSDIRTKISEQYDFRPYPDKPIEEPLPPDAELLFWNSLATIYYVTQKRVINPNGKLILDAGCGTGWKSLGLAAANPGAKVVGVDISPKSVDLARQRLQYHGFTEAEFHVLAIEDLPNLGLQFDYINCDEVLFFLPEPVAGLRGMKSALKESGIIRTNLHSAFQRQALYRAQAAFKLLGLMEDNPEDLAIGIALEIMDNLRDDVDVKVRTWQQAVGASDELKRSFIARDFLLQGDKGYTIPEMFAMLHSAELEFLGMVNWQDWLVEDLFKDGADDLAFLALTLPELSVEERLHLCELWHPVSRKLDFWCAHPGIDVGEAWDDDSLGDGDRVRVYLHPLLVNDEVKLGFIESIQGQKYLDLGGCLGLSLGDTLVIDAVAAECLFGLQDGPLLFSELVELWVSLHPDMEVTEAVASWRDLLLGLESGMVVLFEGL from the coding sequence ATGACAAGTGATATCAGAACTAAAATCAGCGAGCAATATGATTTTCGGCCTTATCCAGATAAACCTATAGAGGAGCCTTTGCCCCCCGATGCGGAGTTGCTGTTTTGGAATAGTTTGGCGACGATTTACTACGTCACCCAAAAACGGGTAATTAACCCGAATGGGAAATTAATCTTGGATGCGGGATGTGGTACGGGGTGGAAATCTTTGGGGTTGGCGGCGGCGAATCCCGGCGCTAAAGTGGTGGGAGTGGATATTTCCCCGAAGTCGGTAGATTTAGCTAGACAAAGGCTCCAATACCACGGTTTTACTGAGGCGGAGTTTCATGTATTGGCGATTGAGGATTTGCCAAATTTGGGTTTACAGTTTGATTATATCAATTGCGATGAGGTGCTGTTTTTTTTGCCGGAGCCGGTGGCGGGGTTACGGGGGATGAAATCGGCCCTCAAGGAATCGGGGATTATTAGAACAAATTTGCATAGTGCTTTTCAGCGGCAGGCTTTATATCGAGCCCAGGCGGCGTTTAAACTGCTGGGTTTGATGGAGGATAATCCAGAGGATTTGGCAATTGGGATTGCGCTGGAAATTATGGATAATCTCCGGGATGATGTGGATGTGAAGGTGCGGACTTGGCAGCAGGCTGTAGGGGCGTCGGATGAGTTGAAAAGGAGTTTTATTGCGCGGGATTTTCTGCTGCAGGGGGATAAGGGTTATACGATTCCAGAGATGTTTGCGATGCTGCATTCAGCGGAGCTGGAGTTTCTGGGTATGGTGAATTGGCAGGATTGGTTGGTTGAGGATTTGTTTAAGGATGGGGCGGATGATTTGGCGTTTTTGGCGCTGACTTTGCCGGAGCTTTCGGTAGAGGAGCGGCTACATTTATGCGAGTTGTGGCATCCGGTTAGTCGCAAGTTGGATTTTTGGTGCGCACATCCGGGGATTGATGTGGGTGAGGCTTGGGATGATGATTCTTTGGGGGATGGGGACAGGGTGCGGGTATATTTGCATCCGCTGTTGGTGAATGATGAGGTGAAATTGGGGTTTATTGAGAGTATCCAGGGGCAAAAATATTTGGATTTGGGGGGATGTTTGGGTTTGAGTCTTGGGGATACTTTGGTAATAGATGCAGTGGCGGCGGAGTGTTTGTTTGGTTTGCAAGATGGGCCGCTGTTGTTTTCTGAACTGGTGGAACTATGGGTTAGCTTGCATCCAGATATGGAGGTGACGGAGGCGGTGGCGAGTTGGCGGGATTTGCTGCTGGGGTTGGAGTCGGGGATGGTGGTTTTGTTTGAAGGGTTGTAG
- a CDS encoding ABC transporter ATP-binding protein, with translation MSDKLLKLENLRVAYPYGRGGGSATWAVDGVSLTLGRGERLGIVGESGCGKSTLGRAVMRLLPHKSTVEGKVDFNGQSVFDLNPTEMRRFRGEAIALVFQDPMTRLDPLMTIGEHCMETLLAHQPELTRQKAKDIAIATLETVKIPAARWSQYPHEFSGGMRQRVAIALALLLNPKMIVADEPTTSLDVTVSAEILQELTRLCRDREMAMLLISHDLAMVGEYCDRIAVMYGGKIVETGPTEQVFYHPQHQYTQSLLQAALHIQAVQEEVKITPKEGAPLLLVQELQQHYTLEANFIERWLFSAKNQTIKAVDGVSFELYPGEILGLVGESGCGKSTLSRTILQLIPATGGKVEFLGRNLTKLSAHSVRSSRREMQMVFQDPHACLNPMMTVGESIADPLLIHKLATPQEAKIQVEKMLERVGLTPAADFARRYPSELSGGQQQRVAIARSLITRPKLVICDEPVSMLDASVQTQVLELMLELKQEFELTYLFITHDLWVARFFCDRIAVMNSGRIVEIGPTRQIFTNPQHPYTKTLLGAAPLLARATG, from the coding sequence ATGAGTGATAAATTATTAAAACTGGAAAATCTGCGGGTAGCCTACCCTTACGGACGTGGCGGCGGCTCGGCTACCTGGGCGGTTGACGGTGTTTCCCTGACTTTGGGAAGAGGGGAAAGGTTGGGTATTGTGGGGGAGTCTGGCTGCGGTAAATCTACTTTAGGACGCGCTGTGATGCGGTTGCTCCCTCACAAGAGTACCGTGGAGGGCAAGGTAGATTTTAATGGTCAGTCGGTGTTTGACCTCAACCCAACGGAAATGCGGCGGTTTCGGGGAGAGGCGATCGCCCTAGTGTTTCAGGACCCGATGACGCGCTTGGACCCGTTGATGACGATCGGAGAACATTGTATGGAAACTCTCCTGGCGCACCAACCGGAACTGACCCGCCAGAAGGCAAAAGATATCGCTATTGCTACGTTGGAAACGGTGAAAATTCCCGCAGCGCGGTGGTCTCAGTATCCCCATGAGTTTAGCGGTGGGATGCGTCAGCGGGTGGCGATCGCTCTGGCGTTGCTCCTCAACCCTAAGATGATTGTGGCAGATGAACCCACCACCAGTTTAGATGTGACGGTTTCGGCGGAAATTTTGCAAGAACTGACCCGCCTCTGCCGCGATCGGGAAATGGCCATGCTGTTGATTTCCCATGACTTAGCGATGGTGGGGGAATATTGCGATCGCATCGCCGTCATGTACGGCGGCAAAATCGTAGAAACCGGCCCGACGGAACAAGTATTTTATCACCCCCAACACCAATACACTCAATCCCTGCTCCAAGCTGCCCTCCATATTCAAGCCGTCCAGGAAGAAGTCAAAATCACTCCCAAAGAAGGCGCCCCCCTCCTCCTAGTTCAGGAATTACAGCAACACTACACATTAGAAGCCAATTTTATCGAGCGGTGGCTATTTTCTGCCAAAAACCAAACCATTAAAGCGGTCGATGGCGTCAGTTTTGAACTCTATCCCGGCGAAATTCTCGGTTTAGTGGGCGAGTCCGGTTGCGGCAAAAGTACCCTATCCCGCACAATTTTACAACTCATACCCGCCACTGGGGGTAAAGTAGAATTTTTAGGACGAAATTTAACCAAACTATCTGCCCATTCCGTGCGCTCATCCCGGCGGGAAATGCAAATGGTATTTCAAGACCCCCACGCTTGTCTTAATCCCATGATGACCGTAGGGGAAAGCATCGCCGACCCCCTATTAATTCACAAATTAGCCACTCCTCAAGAAGCCAAAATCCAAGTAGAGAAAATGCTGGAACGGGTGGGATTAACTCCGGCTGCAGATTTCGCCCGCCGCTATCCCTCCGAGCTATCTGGCGGACAGCAGCAGCGCGTCGCGATCGCCCGATCGCTCATTACCCGCCCCAAATTAGTGATTTGCGACGAACCCGTAAGTATGCTTGATGCTAGCGTCCAAACTCAAGTCCTAGAGTTGATGTTAGAACTCAAACAGGAATTCGAGTTAACTTATCTGTTTATCACCCACGATTTGTGGGTAGCGCGGTTTTTCTGCGATCGCATCGCCGTAATGAACAGCGGACGCATCGTCGAAATCGGCCCCACCCGCCAAATCTTCACCAACCCCCAACACCCCTACACCAAAACCCTCCTCGGAGCCGCACCCCTTCTAGCTCGCGCCACCGGATGA
- a CDS encoding zf-TFIIB domain-containing protein, protein MECAKHREIELVDGVIGEDLGVKCCPQCKGNWINANDYQSWRAGNAQQLLRHRQRHRVPLGAIAGDFVPSEQDAKAGLCPECKRYLARAKVMVKNPFYVERCPGCGGIWCDAGEWEVLESLGLDLEIEQVFSGQWQAEARSAHYAEKEREALVEKLGWQAADRVLELAEILESHPYGDFGVAYLMRRFDKPQ, encoded by the coding sequence GTGGAATGTGCGAAACATCGGGAAATCGAGCTGGTAGATGGCGTTATCGGAGAGGACCTGGGGGTTAAATGCTGTCCCCAATGCAAAGGTAATTGGATTAATGCCAATGATTATCAGTCTTGGCGGGCGGGTAATGCCCAGCAGCTATTGCGCCACAGGCAACGTCATCGCGTCCCCCTCGGTGCGATCGCGGGAGATTTCGTCCCTTCAGAGCAGGACGCCAAAGCCGGGTTATGTCCAGAGTGCAAGCGTTATCTCGCCCGCGCCAAGGTGATGGTGAAGAATCCTTTTTATGTAGAACGCTGTCCCGGCTGTGGGGGAATATGGTGCGATGCGGGAGAATGGGAGGTATTGGAATCTCTGGGATTGGATTTGGAAATCGAGCAGGTTTTCTCTGGTCAGTGGCAAGCAGAAGCCCGATCGGCTCATTATGCGGAAAAGGAGCGGGAAGCGTTAGTGGAAAAATTGGGTTGGCAAGCAGCCGATCGAGTTTTAGAACTGGCAGAGATTCTGGAAAGTCATCCTTATGGTGATTTCGGTGTCGCCTATTTAATGCGCCGCTTTGACAAACCCCAGTAG
- the patD gene encoding heterocyst frequency control protein PatD, with protein sequence MLTSMLPPDAHQPKYLEFHQALIRLQGVAGETEPNRSVLLGEAEALQQLFHEQILSLSPEDLPPELMASFQSFQTETHKQLRLLAADLNFWQAARQPGTIAQRLSQVRTRLQTLIAYSQTLG encoded by the coding sequence TTGTTGACATCCATGTTGCCCCCAGACGCCCACCAGCCGAAATACCTAGAATTTCACCAAGCCTTGATCCGACTACAAGGCGTTGCCGGGGAAACCGAGCCCAACCGATCGGTCCTCCTCGGAGAAGCCGAAGCCCTACAGCAGTTATTTCACGAGCAAATCTTGAGTCTATCCCCGGAGGATCTACCGCCAGAGCTGATGGCGTCGTTCCAGTCTTTCCAGACGGAAACCCATAAGCAGTTGCGTTTACTCGCGGCTGACCTGAATTTTTGGCAAGCGGCTCGGCAACCAGGGACGATCGCCCAGCGGCTCTCCCAAGTGCGAACCCGCCTCCAAACTCTGATCGCTTATAGCCAGACTCTGGGATAG